The Geobacter sp. AOG2 genome includes a window with the following:
- a CDS encoding holo-[acyl-carrier-protein] synthase, whose protein sequence is MISGIGVDTVDVARFRRFLDEGNQAIIVRLFTGPERHRCSGRKDAASCYAARFAAKEAFLKALGSGLRDGISWHDMEIVNNESGKPDLRITGRAQELFEARGLGAIFLSLSHDGGQAVAMVVLEAP, encoded by the coding sequence ATGATCTCTGGCATCGGCGTTGATACGGTGGACGTCGCCCGGTTCCGGCGTTTTCTGGATGAGGGGAATCAGGCGATTATCGTGCGGCTCTTCACCGGACCGGAACGCCACCGGTGTAGCGGCCGCAAGGATGCCGCCTCGTGCTACGCCGCCCGTTTCGCAGCCAAAGAGGCCTTTCTGAAGGCATTAGGCAGCGGTCTGCGCGACGGCATCTCCTGGCATGACATGGAGATCGTCAACAACGAGTCCGGCAAACCTGATTTGCGGATCACGGGGCGGGCTCAGGAGCTTTTCGAGGCCCGAGGCTTGGGCGCCATATTCCTCTCCCTGTCACATGACGGCGGACAGGCTGTAGCCATGGTAGTCCTGGAGGCACCATGA
- a CDS encoding NAD(P)H-hydrate dehydratase: MKVVTAQTMQELDRQTIRELGIPGLELMEHAGHACMEAIFHEFGYNGGKRAFIFAGRGNNGGDGYVIARLLWQSGWQVRVCILAERDRIEGDAAINLEQLPSDAISYCTVPDQLAGLCQQEIRQADVIVDALLGTGLNSEVGGIYREAVGLINASGRPVLAVDIPSGIHGSSGRVLGCAVRATVTVTFAAAKLGHILYPGAEYTGRLVVADIGIPAELIEQASGCEFITSDNIRPLLRPRDRQAHKGHFGHCLIVAGSRGKTGAAALSANSAVRTGSGLVTLVVPESLNPILEIKTTEAMTVPLADAGSGYLSDGAFQKIAGLLPGRDALAIGPGLGQEPTTVALVQSLVRMADLPLVIDADGLNAVSQSTDCLLNKKSSSVVLTPHPGEMARLLGTTIADVEHDRIATARRFAAAFGVHLILKGSRTVIAAPDGSVAINGSGNPGMASGGMGDVLTGIIVSLLGQGRSAWDACRLGVFIHGYAADLVAQDKGEIGMNAGDVQEKIPYVYQKLIT; this comes from the coding sequence ATGAAAGTCGTAACTGCTCAGACCATGCAGGAGTTGGACCGGCAAACCATTCGGGAGTTAGGCATTCCGGGGCTGGAGCTAATGGAACACGCGGGCCATGCCTGCATGGAAGCCATCTTCCATGAGTTTGGCTATAATGGGGGCAAACGGGCCTTTATCTTTGCAGGAAGGGGCAACAACGGCGGCGATGGTTATGTGATCGCTCGACTCCTTTGGCAAAGCGGCTGGCAGGTCCGGGTCTGTATCCTGGCGGAACGGGACCGGATCGAGGGGGATGCGGCCATAAACTTGGAGCAGTTGCCGTCTGATGCCATCTCATACTGCACCGTTCCCGATCAACTTGCTGGGCTCTGTCAGCAAGAGATCCGTCAGGCGGACGTCATCGTGGACGCCCTACTGGGAACCGGCCTAAACAGCGAGGTAGGCGGCATCTACCGGGAGGCGGTGGGACTGATCAACGCCTCCGGCCGCCCAGTGCTGGCGGTGGATATCCCTTCCGGCATCCACGGCAGTTCCGGCCGGGTGTTGGGCTGCGCGGTGCGGGCAACCGTAACAGTGACCTTTGCCGCCGCCAAATTGGGACATATTCTGTATCCTGGCGCCGAATACACCGGACGTCTGGTGGTGGCCGATATTGGCATCCCGGCAGAACTTATTGAGCAGGCTTCCGGCTGCGAATTTATCACCTCCGACAACATTCGACCCTTGCTGCGTCCCCGCGACCGGCAGGCCCACAAGGGACACTTCGGCCACTGCCTGATCGTTGCCGGGTCCCGCGGCAAGACCGGTGCCGCCGCACTTTCCGCAAACAGCGCCGTGCGAACCGGCTCCGGCCTGGTGACCCTTGTGGTTCCGGAAAGCCTCAACCCGATCCTGGAAATCAAGACCACAGAGGCCATGACCGTACCCCTGGCTGACGCCGGCAGCGGCTATCTGTCAGACGGCGCATTCCAAAAAATTGCAGGGCTTCTCCCCGGCAGGGACGCCTTGGCCATCGGCCCCGGTCTGGGTCAGGAGCCCACTACCGTTGCCCTGGTACAAAGCCTGGTGAGAATGGCAGACCTCCCCCTGGTGATCGATGCTGACGGCCTGAACGCCGTGTCACAGAGCACAGACTGCCTTTTGAACAAAAAGAGCTCCTCAGTGGTACTTACCCCTCACCCGGGAGAGATGGCCCGACTGTTGGGAACCACTATCGCCGACGTGGAACACGACCGCATAGCCACAGCTCGCAGGTTCGCCGCCGCCTTCGGCGTACACCTGATCCTGAAAGGCTCCCGTACCGTCATCGCCGCGCCTGACGGCAGCGTGGCCATCAACGGCAGCGGCAATCCGGGCATGGCTAGCGGCGGCATGGGGGACGTGCTGACCGGCATCATCGTCTCGCTCCTGGGCCAGGGGCGTAGTGCCTGGGATGCCTGCCGCTTGGGGGTCTTCATCCACGGTTACGCCGCCGACCTTGTAGCCCAGGACAAGGGAGAGATCGGCATGAACGCCGGCGATGTGCAGGAAAAGATCCCCTATGTCTACCAAAAACTGATAACATAA
- a CDS encoding CBS domain-containing protein, which produces MQTVADIMTTEVVTVKKETNLRELAGIFETRHFGSLPVVDDAGNLTGIVTASDLIEQGRNLHIPTVISIFDWVIPLQGERTLERELHKMTAQTVGELCSSDVVTIASGDPVSTAADVMSDRKLHALPVVEGRKLVGIVSRIDIIRNLVPK; this is translated from the coding sequence ATGCAGACCGTAGCCGATATCATGACCACAGAGGTCGTCACCGTTAAAAAAGAGACCAACTTGCGGGAACTGGCCGGGATATTCGAGACCCGCCATTTCGGCAGCCTGCCGGTGGTGGACGACGCCGGTAACCTGACCGGCATCGTTACCGCCTCCGATCTGATCGAACAGGGTCGCAACCTGCACATCCCCACGGTCATCTCCATCTTCGACTGGGTGATCCCCCTGCAAGGAGAACGAACCCTGGAACGCGAACTGCACAAGATGACTGCCCAAACAGTAGGTGAACTCTGTTCCAGCGACGTGGTGACCATAGCCTCCGGCGATCCGGTCAGTACGGCGGCAGATGTCATGAGTGACCGCAAGCTGCACGCGCTGCCGGTGGTCGAAGGACGAAAGCTGGTGGGAATCGTCTCCCGTATTGACATTATCCGCAATCTGGTCCCCAAGTGA
- the tsaE gene encoding tRNA (adenosine(37)-N6)-threonylcarbamoyltransferase complex ATPase subunit type 1 TsaE, with the protein MTKGEFLTNSPEETEGLGRYVGALLERGAFLALRGELGGGKTCFTRGVVQAVAPESAHLVASPTFAIMNHYPGRLPVYHFDFYRLRDEDDIADLGFLEYLHGEGVCIVEWSERLERLLPVDHLRITFHYTGDEQRGITIEAQGSGPEILLSRLIKRIQKDKISLT; encoded by the coding sequence GTGACCAAAGGAGAGTTCCTCACCAACTCGCCGGAGGAAACCGAGGGGCTCGGCCGGTACGTGGGTGCGTTATTGGAACGGGGCGCTTTCCTGGCGCTACGGGGCGAATTGGGAGGAGGAAAAACCTGCTTCACACGAGGCGTGGTCCAGGCGGTTGCTCCGGAAAGCGCTCACTTGGTTGCCAGTCCCACCTTTGCTATCATGAATCATTATCCCGGCCGGTTGCCGGTCTATCATTTCGATTTCTACCGCCTGAGGGATGAGGACGATATCGCAGACCTAGGGTTCTTGGAGTATCTGCATGGTGAGGGTGTCTGCATCGTGGAATGGTCCGAGCGCCTGGAAAGGCTGCTTCCCGTCGATCATTTGCGGATTACCTTCCATTACACCGGCGACGAGCAACGCGGAATCACCATCGAAGCGCAGGGGTCCGGCCCGGAAATTCTGTTGTCACGCTTGATAAAGCGTATACAGAAGGATAAAATTTCTTTGACCTGA
- a CDS encoding aspartate kinase, with product MALVVQKYGGTSVGTADRIKNVAKRIIKTYEAGNDVIVVVSAMSGETNKLVALANEMSEIPDGREYDVVVATGEQVTIGLLAMHLKSLGYKARSYQGWQVPIITDSIATKARIESIDDKNIRADLKDGAIVIVAGFQGIDAAGNVTTLGRGGSDTSAVAIAAALKADVCEIYTDVDGVYTTDPNICKEARKVEKISYDEMLELASLGAKVLQIRSVEFAKKYNVDVHVRSSLNENTGTMVTREDKEMEGILVSGVAYDKNEAKIAVMGVPDKPGIAAKILTPLSDAAISVDMIVQNVSQAGMTDFTFTVTKADLKQALLITNEVAKTIQAKEVLSDENISKVSIVGLGMRSHAGVATQMFAALASNGINIQMISTSEIKISVVVDEKYTELAVRILHETFGLES from the coding sequence ATGGCACTTGTAGTCCAGAAATACGGCGGTACATCGGTTGGCACCGCCGACCGCATCAAAAACGTCGCCAAACGGATCATCAAGACCTATGAAGCCGGCAATGACGTGATTGTCGTCGTATCCGCCATGTCGGGAGAAACCAACAAGTTGGTCGCCCTGGCCAACGAGATGAGTGAAATCCCCGATGGGCGCGAATATGACGTGGTGGTCGCCACCGGCGAGCAGGTCACCATCGGCCTTTTGGCCATGCACCTCAAGTCCCTTGGCTACAAAGCGCGCTCCTATCAGGGGTGGCAGGTTCCGATCATCACCGACAGCATAGCCACCAAGGCCCGCATAGAAAGCATCGACGACAAAAACATCCGTGCCGACCTGAAAGACGGGGCCATCGTGATCGTGGCCGGTTTCCAGGGGATTGATGCGGCAGGTAACGTCACCACCTTGGGACGCGGCGGTTCGGACACCTCGGCCGTGGCTATCGCGGCGGCCCTCAAGGCCGACGTTTGCGAGATATATACCGATGTGGACGGTGTTTACACCACCGATCCAAATATCTGCAAGGAAGCCCGCAAGGTCGAGAAGATTTCCTATGACGAGATGCTCGAACTGGCAAGCCTGGGCGCCAAGGTTCTTCAAATCCGTTCGGTGGAATTCGCCAAAAAATACAACGTGGACGTGCACGTCCGCTCCAGTCTTAATGAAAACACCGGTACCATGGTTACCAGGGAGGATAAGGAAATGGAAGGTATTCTCGTATCAGGGGTAGCGTACGACAAGAATGAAGCCAAGATTGCCGTCATGGGAGTACCGGACAAACCGGGCATCGCCGCCAAAATTCTCACGCCGCTCTCCGATGCGGCCATCTCGGTGGATATGATAGTCCAGAACGTCAGCCAGGCCGGTATGACCGACTTCACCTTTACCGTGACCAAGGCCGACCTGAAACAGGCCCTGTTGATCACCAATGAGGTAGCCAAGACAATTCAGGCCAAGGAAGTCCTCTCGGACGAAAACATCAGCAAGGTATCAATTGTCGGCCTCGGCATGCGCAGCCATGCCGGCGTCGCCACCCAGATGTTCGCCGCCCTGGCCTCCAACGGCATCAATATTCAGATGATCTCCACATCGGAAATAAAGATTTCGGTCGTGGTCGACGAAAAATACACCGAGTTGGCTGTCCGCATACTGCACGAGACCTTTGGCCTGGAAAGCTGA
- a CDS encoding molybdenum cofactor guanylyltransferase has translation MDGSSRGQKNIGRIHGITAVILAGGTSSRMGSNKALLTVGGLPLVEKIYRTLAQLFREVILVTNSPEEYGFLPCPMVKDRYPGAGPLAGLHAGLIASREDRVFITACDTPFLSPDVIGMICSVDGEYDAVVPVGPSGKEPLQALYGRCCLAMVEQALEQGDGKLLNLLDRVRTRLVTPEELASIPNVELSFCNVNAPDEFAALIKNLQP, from the coding sequence ATGGACGGATCATCCCGAGGGCAAAAAAACATTGGAAGGATTCACGGCATAACTGCCGTGATCCTGGCTGGCGGTACATCCAGCCGCATGGGCAGCAACAAGGCGCTGTTGACCGTGGGCGGCCTCCCCTTGGTTGAAAAGATTTACCGCACCCTGGCCCAACTCTTTCGCGAGGTGATCCTGGTTACCAACTCGCCTGAAGAATACGGCTTTCTCCCCTGCCCCATGGTAAAAGACAGGTATCCCGGTGCCGGTCCCTTGGCCGGACTGCATGCCGGTCTGATAGCCAGTCGTGAGGACCGGGTCTTTATAACAGCATGCGACACACCTTTCCTCAGTCCTGACGTGATAGGGATGATTTGCTCGGTTGACGGGGAATATGACGCCGTAGTGCCGGTTGGCCCGAGCGGAAAGGAACCGTTGCAGGCCCTGTACGGGCGGTGCTGCTTGGCAATGGTGGAACAAGCCCTTGAGCAGGGCGACGGGAAACTGCTGAACTTGCTGGATCGCGTGAGGACCAGGTTGGTCACGCCGGAGGAGTTGGCTTCCATCCCAAATGTGGAGCTGTCGTTTTGCAACGTGAATGCGCCTGACGAATTTGCTGCTCTTATAAAAAATCTGCAGCCATGA
- a CDS encoding peroxiredoxin gives MNIGLRLKAITLCLSIGFYLLSGVTAQAARVNDKAPDFSLQDLHGHKVTLEEFKAKGNAVILNFWSTTCPPCVAEIPALNALYREMKANGLVILGIAIDSSDRPVRELANQLKIEYPVLLDGEKNVYFDMYGLFGQPISILVDRSGVVRDKFIGQLDWNSPQIRAKVQNLLKGR, from the coding sequence ATGAATATCGGTTTGCGCTTGAAAGCAATTACCCTGTGCCTTTCCATAGGTTTTTACTTGCTGTCAGGTGTTACTGCGCAGGCGGCAAGGGTCAATGACAAGGCTCCCGACTTTAGCCTGCAAGATCTGCATGGCCACAAGGTGACCCTGGAGGAATTCAAGGCAAAAGGAAATGCCGTCATTTTGAACTTCTGGTCTACCACATGCCCACCGTGCGTAGCCGAGATACCCGCTTTGAATGCACTTTATCGTGAAATGAAGGCAAACGGCCTGGTTATACTCGGCATTGCCATCGATTCTTCCGACAGACCTGTGCGGGAGTTGGCAAACCAGTTGAAGATCGAGTACCCCGTTCTGCTGGATGGTGAAAAAAACGTCTATTTTGATATGTATGGTCTTTTCGGTCAGCCTATCAGTATACTGGTCGACCGTTCCGGCGTAGTCCGAGACAAATTTATCGGGCAACTGGATTGGAATTCGCCCCAGATCAGGGCCAAGGTGCAAAATCTTTTGAAGGGGAGGTAG